One Cryptosporangium minutisporangium DNA segment encodes these proteins:
- a CDS encoding class I adenylate-forming enzyme family protein — MPTTVAAFWDLVEESAQWRPAAVMLSDDHGRSLTTVAFRTEAERVAAGLHARGVTTGDVVSWQLPTTLEAAVLMAACARLGAVQNPIIPNFRAREVTFIVDQVRSRLVVIPEAWNGFDHGDMARTLGRDVLPVALDGPPGAAIRLPGDITDPLPAPSGPSTACRWIYYSSGTTAEPKGARHTDRSALAASNGVVDQLGLRADDVYPIAWPIAHIGGVAMLGAALRTGARLVLFDTFDPPTTPDRMAAHRPTILGSATPFFQAYVAAQRRHGDRPLFPELRACVGGGAPTPEAINQQVADVLGVPGVAGSWGLTEFPVATSETPADDGVGCSVGRPAHGVEVRVVGGELRLNGPQKFLGYVDASLDAEAFDDDGWVRTGDLGVVDGDGRVRISGRRKDVILRNAENISASEVEEVVLRCPGVADAAVIGVPDARTGERVRAVVVTVPGIDVSLADVVEHCRRAGLARYKWPEDFRLADAIPRNAMGKVVKRELTADGGR; from the coding sequence ATGCCGACCACAGTCGCAGCGTTCTGGGATCTCGTCGAGGAGTCCGCCCAGTGGCGGCCCGCCGCCGTGATGCTCTCCGACGACCACGGTCGTTCCCTGACCACCGTGGCCTTCCGCACCGAGGCGGAGCGGGTGGCGGCCGGGCTGCATGCTCGCGGCGTCACGACCGGAGACGTGGTGTCGTGGCAACTACCGACGACGCTCGAAGCGGCCGTGCTCATGGCCGCGTGCGCACGTCTCGGCGCGGTGCAGAACCCGATCATTCCGAACTTCCGTGCCCGGGAAGTGACGTTCATCGTCGACCAGGTGCGGTCCCGGCTCGTCGTCATACCCGAGGCCTGGAACGGCTTCGACCACGGCGACATGGCCAGGACGCTGGGGCGCGACGTCCTCCCGGTGGCGCTGGACGGTCCGCCCGGCGCCGCGATCCGGCTGCCCGGTGACATCACCGACCCGCTTCCCGCACCCTCAGGGCCGTCGACGGCCTGCCGGTGGATCTACTACTCGTCGGGGACCACCGCCGAGCCGAAGGGCGCGCGGCACACCGACCGGTCGGCGCTCGCCGCGTCGAACGGTGTCGTCGACCAGTTGGGCCTGCGCGCGGACGACGTCTACCCGATCGCCTGGCCGATCGCGCACATCGGCGGCGTGGCGATGCTCGGAGCAGCGTTACGGACCGGTGCTCGCCTCGTTCTGTTCGACACGTTCGACCCACCGACGACGCCGGACCGGATGGCGGCGCACCGGCCGACGATCCTCGGCTCGGCCACGCCGTTCTTCCAGGCCTATGTGGCCGCCCAACGACGCCACGGCGACCGGCCGCTCTTCCCGGAGTTACGGGCCTGCGTGGGCGGCGGCGCACCGACTCCGGAAGCCATCAACCAGCAGGTCGCCGACGTGCTCGGCGTGCCGGGCGTGGCCGGTTCGTGGGGACTGACCGAGTTCCCGGTCGCGACCAGCGAAACACCCGCGGACGACGGCGTCGGGTGCAGCGTCGGACGGCCCGCCCACGGCGTCGAGGTCCGCGTCGTCGGCGGGGAGCTGCGTCTGAACGGCCCACAGAAGTTCCTCGGCTACGTCGACGCGTCCCTCGACGCCGAGGCCTTTGACGATGACGGCTGGGTGCGAACCGGCGACCTCGGTGTCGTGGACGGCGACGGCCGGGTCCGGATCAGTGGCCGCCGCAAGGACGTGATCCTCCGCAACGCCGAGAACATCTCCGCTTCGGAGGTCGAGGAGGTCGTGCTGCGGTGCCCCGGAGTGGCCGACGCCGCGGTGATCGGCGTTCCGGACGCACGCACCGGTGAACGGGTCCGCGCGGTCGTCGTCACGGTGCCCGGTATCGACGTGTCCCTGGCCGACGTGGTGGAGCACTGCCGACGCGCAGGCCTGGCTCGGTACAAGTGGCCGGAGGACTTCCGGCTCGCCGACGCAATACCGCGCAACGCGATGGGCAAGGTCGTCAAGCGCGAGCTGACCGCGGACGGCGGTCGGTAG
- a CDS encoding class I adenylate-forming enzyme family protein yields MPADDLTVPTLLATHRRHAGDRDAVVDDDRTITYADLHRDSRALAARLVHAGMGTSSRVGLLLPNSVDWVVTALAVTRTGAVLVPLSTLLRPPELLAQLRSASVTHLIAAPRFRGRTYLEELDAEVPGLGGVAEDRRSAAVPSLRRVWTPDSVPGEAAPPALVDALEAGVRPADDLVVLFTSGSRGRPKGVIHTHGSALRAVGAGLEARCVGADDRLYLPMPFFWTGGFGAGILSALVAGATLVTEAEPEPGRTLRFLERSGVTLFRGWPDQAQRLAAHPDFRATDLSRLRPASLPALLPDDRRPPPGARAALLGMTETMGPYSGARLDEDLPDGKAGSCGRPFAGIEARIVAPGTETEVDAGTEGEIRVRGRAVMRGICGRTRPELFDRDGFYPTGDLGVLDADGYLWYRGRLDDMFKVSGATVYPIEVEQALRGLAGVSEASVTDSVDDQGICRVAAMVVVEHSVDVATLADGARQRLSAFKVPTRWVIVDDPGRVPRLASGKVDVAALRRLVRTDGLTA; encoded by the coding sequence GTGCCGGCGGATGACCTGACCGTGCCGACGCTGCTCGCCACCCACCGGCGGCACGCGGGGGACCGGGACGCGGTCGTGGACGACGACCGGACGATCACCTATGCCGACCTCCACCGCGACAGCCGTGCCCTGGCCGCGAGGCTGGTGCACGCCGGTATGGGGACGAGCAGCCGGGTCGGACTGCTGCTCCCGAACAGCGTCGACTGGGTGGTCACCGCGCTGGCGGTCACCCGGACCGGTGCGGTTCTCGTTCCACTCAGCACGCTGCTTCGGCCGCCAGAGCTGCTCGCGCAGCTCCGGTCCGCCTCGGTGACGCACCTGATCGCCGCGCCGCGCTTCCGCGGTCGGACTTACCTCGAGGAGCTGGACGCGGAGGTGCCCGGTCTCGGCGGGGTGGCCGAGGACCGGCGGAGTGCAGCGGTGCCGTCGCTCCGCCGAGTGTGGACACCGGACAGTGTGCCCGGCGAGGCGGCGCCGCCGGCGCTGGTCGACGCTCTCGAAGCCGGCGTCCGGCCCGCTGATGACCTGGTGGTTCTCTTCACCTCCGGCAGCCGCGGCCGGCCGAAGGGCGTCATCCACACCCACGGGAGCGCGCTCCGGGCTGTCGGTGCGGGGCTCGAGGCCCGCTGCGTCGGCGCCGACGACCGGCTGTACCTGCCGATGCCGTTCTTCTGGACCGGCGGTTTCGGTGCCGGGATTCTCTCCGCGCTGGTCGCCGGCGCCACGTTGGTGACCGAGGCGGAACCGGAGCCGGGGCGGACGCTCCGGTTCCTCGAACGAAGCGGTGTCACGCTCTTCCGGGGCTGGCCGGACCAGGCGCAACGCCTGGCTGCGCACCCGGACTTCCGGGCGACCGACCTGTCGCGGTTGCGCCCGGCGAGCCTGCCGGCGCTGCTCCCGGACGACCGGCGTCCGCCCCCGGGCGCGCGGGCCGCGCTGCTCGGCATGACCGAAACGATGGGCCCGTACTCCGGCGCGCGGCTCGACGAGGATCTGCCCGACGGCAAGGCCGGGAGTTGCGGGCGCCCGTTCGCCGGGATCGAGGCGCGGATCGTCGCGCCCGGGACCGAAACCGAGGTCGACGCCGGTACGGAGGGGGAGATCCGCGTCCGCGGCCGCGCCGTGATGCGCGGTATCTGTGGCCGGACACGCCCCGAGCTGTTTGATCGCGACGGGTTTTACCCCACCGGCGACCTCGGCGTCCTCGATGCCGACGGTTACCTCTGGTATCGCGGACGGCTCGACGACATGTTCAAGGTCAGCGGCGCCACCGTGTACCCGATCGAGGTGGAACAGGCCCTACGTGGGCTCGCCGGCGTTTCCGAGGCCTCTGTCACCGACTCCGTCGACGATCAGGGCATCTGCCGTGTCGCCGCGATGGTCGTGGTGGAGCACTCGGTCGACGTGGCGACGCTGGCCGACGGCGCGCGGCAGCGGCTGTCCGCCTTCAAGGTGCCGACGCGCTGGGTCATCGTGGACGATCCAGGCCGGGTGCCGCGGCTGGCCAGCGGAAAGGTCGACGTGGCGGCGCTCCGTCGCCTCGTTCGGACCGACGGCCTCACCGCGTGA
- a CDS encoding class I adenylate-forming enzyme family protein, with amino-acid sequence MTFGPPLTLPALLRERAGRYGSRPFLVCDDDRLTYADADRWSGLLARGLLAIGAGKGTHVGVLQPNGGDFVVGWLAAARIGAVTVPVSTFSTSVELRRLLRDADVEVLLSARSYRSHDYLATVAAAVPELDLATGGPTLAASVPALRHVFVHTDDGIPPPRTAAALLASGDAVSRSVLRAAENAVDPGDRLVIVHTSGSTSAPKGVIHTHGALLQHLANLNTIRRYTDDEVLFSNSPFFWIGGFAYALLGTLLAGGTLVCSNASDAAGVLDVLERERPTMVNGYAQSVAHLAQDPTFARRNLTSIRRGNLYPIMPAEVRPADPQLRHQMLGMTETGSVCLVDPDESDQPERRRGSFGRPAPGFGARIVDPEEGTDCGPGAVGELWLRGPFLMEGYYGRERHEVFDADGWFRTGDLFLVDEEGFYYFRGRGGDVIKTSGANVSPVEVEQVIREVAGLTAHVVGLEDPDRGQIVAAAIRVPPGEGIDAEDLRRRLADHLSTYKIPHRIVLFAEGEVPIMSSGKLDVPALKERLRAGG; translated from the coding sequence GTGACGTTCGGCCCTCCGCTCACGCTCCCGGCGTTGCTCCGGGAACGGGCCGGTCGCTACGGCTCGCGGCCTTTTCTCGTCTGCGACGACGACCGGTTGACCTACGCCGACGCCGACCGCTGGTCCGGCTTGCTCGCCCGCGGTCTGCTCGCGATCGGGGCGGGTAAGGGCACCCACGTCGGTGTGCTGCAGCCGAACGGCGGCGATTTTGTCGTCGGGTGGCTGGCGGCGGCCCGGATCGGGGCGGTGACCGTGCCGGTGAGCACGTTCTCGACCAGCGTCGAACTGCGGAGACTCCTGCGCGACGCCGACGTCGAGGTACTGCTGAGCGCGCGGTCGTATCGTTCGCACGACTACCTGGCGACGGTCGCCGCAGCAGTGCCCGAACTCGACCTCGCCACCGGCGGCCCGACCCTCGCGGCCTCGGTACCGGCCCTGCGGCACGTGTTCGTCCACACCGACGACGGGATTCCTCCACCCCGGACGGCCGCCGCGTTGCTCGCCTCGGGTGACGCGGTGTCGCGGTCCGTGCTGCGCGCCGCCGAAAACGCCGTCGACCCCGGGGACCGGCTGGTGATCGTGCACACGTCGGGCTCGACCAGCGCGCCGAAGGGCGTCATCCACACCCACGGCGCGCTGCTCCAGCACCTGGCGAACCTGAACACGATTCGCCGCTACACCGACGACGAGGTGCTGTTCTCCAACTCGCCGTTCTTCTGGATCGGCGGCTTCGCGTACGCGCTGCTCGGAACCCTGCTGGCCGGCGGGACGCTGGTCTGCTCCAACGCGTCCGACGCCGCCGGAGTACTGGACGTCCTGGAGCGCGAACGCCCCACCATGGTCAACGGCTACGCGCAGTCGGTCGCGCACCTGGCGCAAGACCCGACGTTCGCACGGAGGAATCTGACGTCGATCCGGCGCGGAAACCTGTACCCGATCATGCCGGCCGAGGTCCGGCCGGCCGATCCGCAGCTGCGGCACCAGATGCTGGGGATGACCGAGACCGGCAGCGTCTGCCTGGTCGACCCGGACGAGAGCGACCAGCCCGAACGGCGGCGGGGCTCGTTCGGGCGGCCCGCGCCGGGGTTCGGGGCCCGAATCGTCGACCCGGAGGAGGGGACGGACTGCGGCCCTGGAGCGGTCGGCGAGCTCTGGTTGCGCGGTCCCTTCCTGATGGAGGGCTACTACGGACGCGAGCGGCACGAGGTGTTCGACGCGGACGGCTGGTTCCGCACCGGCGATCTGTTCCTCGTCGACGAGGAGGGTTTCTACTACTTCCGCGGCCGCGGCGGTGACGTCATCAAGACGTCCGGCGCCAACGTGTCCCCAGTTGAGGTCGAGCAGGTGATCCGCGAGGTCGCCGGGCTGACCGCGCACGTCGTGGGCCTGGAGGACCCCGACCGCGGGCAGATCGTGGCGGCCGCGATCCGCGTCCCGCCGGGCGAGGGCATCGACGCCGAAGACTTGCGGCGACGGTTGGCCGATCACCTCTCGACCTACAAGATTCCCCACCGCATCGTGCTGTTCGCCGAGGGCGAGGTACCGATCATGTCCAGCGGAAAGTTGGACGTCCCGGCGCTCAAGGAGCGGCTTCGTGCCGGCGGATGA
- a CDS encoding class I adenylate-forming enzyme family protein, with translation MSGPGSGRTLGERSAAVTALDPDRPAIEFQGRWWTWGELGATAEAVAAHVPEPGTRVAVLLRNSPVSVAFVLGVLRAGGCVVTVNPHRGAERVRAEIAALRPALVAGGPADLVGLPGAVLAADELGAPVEARGTAAAAEPRPGVAVQMLTSGTTGPPKRVDLSYRMLERVFAGAKHYEGNRDSAVRLRSGIAVVNAPLVHLGGLFRVLQCVVDGRSFALLERFTVEAWADAVRRHRPATVSLVPAALRMVLDADLDPSDLRSVRSVVCGTAPLSADDADAFTGKYGVPVLVSYAATEFGGGVAGWNLADHQRYWSTKRGSVGRAHAGCALRVVSSETGAVLPPDQPGLLEVRAAQLGTGDEWIRTTDLARIDADGFVWILGRADQAIIRGGFKILPDDVRAVLERHPAVRAAAVVGLPDRRLGAVPVAAVEIRAPVTADDLAAHVSTQLAPYERPVEIRIVDALPRTPSAKVDLGAVRALLGGGR, from the coding sequence ATGAGCGGGCCCGGCAGCGGCCGTACCCTCGGCGAGCGCAGCGCCGCGGTGACCGCGCTGGACCCGGACCGACCGGCGATCGAGTTCCAGGGCCGCTGGTGGACGTGGGGCGAGCTCGGTGCGACCGCCGAGGCTGTCGCCGCACACGTGCCGGAGCCGGGAACCCGGGTCGCGGTGCTGCTGCGCAACAGCCCGGTCTCGGTGGCGTTCGTGCTCGGGGTGCTGCGCGCGGGTGGCTGCGTCGTGACGGTCAACCCACACCGGGGCGCCGAGCGGGTCCGCGCGGAGATCGCCGCGCTGCGACCCGCGCTCGTCGCCGGCGGTCCGGCCGACCTGGTGGGCCTCCCGGGAGCCGTGCTCGCGGCCGACGAGCTCGGCGCACCGGTCGAGGCACGCGGTACCGCCGCTGCGGCAGAGCCGCGGCCGGGCGTCGCGGTGCAGATGTTGACCAGCGGCACCACCGGACCGCCGAAGCGGGTCGACCTGTCCTACCGGATGCTGGAGCGGGTCTTCGCGGGCGCGAAGCACTACGAGGGTAATCGCGACTCCGCCGTCCGGCTGCGGTCGGGCATCGCGGTGGTCAACGCGCCGCTGGTCCACCTGGGCGGGCTGTTCCGGGTGCTGCAGTGCGTCGTCGACGGGCGGTCGTTCGCGCTGCTCGAACGTTTCACGGTCGAAGCCTGGGCGGACGCGGTCCGGCGACACCGTCCGGCGACGGTGAGCCTGGTCCCGGCCGCACTGCGGATGGTCCTCGACGCCGACCTGGACCCGTCCGACCTGCGGTCGGTCCGGTCGGTCGTGTGCGGCACGGCGCCGCTCTCCGCCGACGACGCCGACGCGTTCACCGGGAAGTACGGAGTCCCGGTGCTGGTCTCCTACGCCGCGACCGAGTTCGGCGGCGGCGTCGCCGGCTGGAACCTCGCCGACCACCAGCGGTACTGGTCGACGAAACGCGGCAGCGTCGGGCGGGCCCACGCGGGGTGCGCGCTGCGGGTGGTCTCCTCGGAGACCGGCGCCGTGCTACCGCCCGACCAGCCGGGCCTGCTGGAGGTGCGGGCCGCCCAGCTGGGCACCGGCGACGAGTGGATCCGGACCACCGACCTGGCCCGGATCGACGCCGACGGGTTCGTCTGGATCCTCGGCCGGGCCGACCAGGCGATCATCCGCGGCGGCTTCAAGATCCTGCCGGACGACGTCCGCGCGGTGTTGGAGCGGCACCCCGCGGTGCGAGCCGCCGCGGTCGTCGGCCTCCCCGACCGGCGGCTGGGTGCGGTGCCGGTGGCCGCCGTCGAGATCCGGGCTCCCGTCACCGCCGACGACCTGGCCGCGCACGTCTCGACCCAGCTGGCCCCGTACGAGCGGCCGGTGGAGATCCGGATCGTCGACGCGTTACCCCGCACCCCGTCGGCCAAGGTCGATCTCGGCGCCGTGCGGGCGTTGCTGGGTGGTGGGCGGTGA
- a CDS encoding enoyl-CoA hydratase/isomerase family protein encodes MTISYQVTPDHVATITLNRPEVLNAFDRQMCHDIRDAWRQVKADPNVHAVVLRAAGERAFCAGLDVTKPYGQPDDVWNHEDPGELLSPKWQKVWKPVVCAVQGLCTAGAFYFVNEADVVICSTDATFFDSHVSGGRVSAVEPVGLMRRIGLGETLRMALLGNDERVSAATALRIGLVTEVTEPDALHGRAHEIAAAIAEKPTAATQGTVRAIWESLDRPYRAATEQALIYTRLGNPVGMAAADAAAPRRGWVR; translated from the coding sequence ATGACGATCTCGTACCAAGTCACGCCGGATCACGTCGCCACGATCACGCTGAACCGGCCGGAGGTCCTGAACGCGTTCGACCGACAGATGTGCCACGACATCCGGGACGCCTGGCGACAAGTCAAAGCCGACCCGAACGTGCACGCAGTGGTGCTGCGGGCGGCGGGGGAGCGCGCGTTCTGCGCCGGGCTCGACGTCACGAAGCCCTACGGGCAGCCCGACGACGTCTGGAACCACGAGGACCCGGGCGAGTTGCTCAGCCCGAAGTGGCAGAAGGTCTGGAAGCCGGTGGTCTGCGCCGTGCAGGGACTCTGCACGGCCGGCGCGTTCTACTTCGTGAACGAGGCCGACGTGGTGATCTGCTCGACCGACGCCACGTTCTTCGACTCGCACGTCAGCGGCGGCCGGGTCAGCGCGGTGGAGCCGGTCGGTCTGATGCGCCGGATCGGGCTCGGCGAGACGCTGCGGATGGCGCTGCTCGGCAACGACGAGCGGGTGTCCGCCGCGACCGCGCTGCGGATCGGACTGGTGACCGAGGTGACCGAGCCGGACGCGCTGCACGGCCGCGCCCACGAGATCGCCGCGGCGATCGCGGAGAAGCCGACCGCAGCCACCCAGGGCACCGTGCGTGCGATCTGGGAATCGCTGGACCGGCCCTACCGGGCCGCGACCGAGCAGGCACTGATCTACACGCGGCTGGGCAACCCGGTCGGGATGGCGGCGGCGGATGCCGCGGCGCCGCGGCGGGGGTGGGTCCGATGA
- a CDS encoding enoyl-CoA hydratase/isomerase family protein — MQFETIQYEVADRVATLTFNRPDQLNAVNPLMARELRTAYAAAEADENVWTIIVTGTGRAFCAGADVGQIPDDGRVIYDEPYLSTYPQWEAPQEATPPFRTMTKPVLAAVNGLCCGAGLDLVTTGDIAIASERAEFFDPHVSIGLVSGRESVRLARVLPPGIALRVALMGKHERLSAERAYQFGLVSEVVPHDQLMARAREVAELINRNAPLAVRGTRLAIRRGLDLPLHDAEILAEAYRERVVRTEDAREGPRAFLEKRAPRWQCR; from the coding sequence ATGCAGTTCGAGACGATCCAGTACGAGGTGGCCGATCGGGTCGCCACCCTCACGTTCAACCGACCCGACCAGCTCAACGCGGTGAACCCACTGATGGCCCGCGAGCTGCGGACCGCGTACGCGGCGGCCGAGGCCGACGAGAACGTGTGGACGATCATCGTCACCGGCACCGGGCGGGCGTTCTGCGCCGGCGCCGACGTGGGGCAGATCCCCGACGACGGGCGGGTGATCTACGACGAGCCGTACCTCTCCACGTACCCGCAGTGGGAAGCGCCCCAAGAGGCCACGCCACCGTTCCGGACGATGACCAAACCGGTGCTCGCGGCGGTCAACGGCCTGTGCTGCGGCGCCGGGCTGGATCTCGTCACGACCGGCGACATCGCGATCGCGTCGGAGCGGGCGGAGTTCTTCGACCCGCACGTGAGCATCGGCCTGGTGTCCGGACGCGAGTCGGTCCGGCTCGCACGGGTGCTTCCGCCGGGTATCGCGCTGCGGGTGGCCCTGATGGGAAAGCACGAGCGGCTGAGCGCCGAACGGGCCTACCAGTTCGGGCTGGTGTCCGAGGTCGTCCCGCACGATCAACTGATGGCCCGGGCCCGGGAGGTCGCCGAGTTGATCAACCGGAACGCGCCGCTGGCCGTGCGGGGCACCCGGCTCGCGATCCGTCGCGGGCTCGACCTTCCGCTGCACGACGCGGAGATCCTCGCCGAGGCCTACCGGGAGCGGGTGGTGCGCACCGAGGACGCTCGGGAGGGGCCACGCGCGTTCCTGGAGAAGCGCGCGCCGAGGTGGCAGTGCCGATGA
- a CDS encoding enoyl-CoA hydratase-related protein has translation MENTSTGFAVSRDGGVLRIDLDRSARKNALDAATVCRLIEVFTAAATDDDLRVVVLGSRGPDFCSGADWVRTNRGDQPRPRTGAVQRRTAVEAHRLVQLITEVQLPVVCAVRGYAAGLGCQLALAADFTVAAEDSCFWEPFVQRGFSADGGATWLLPRLAGVARAKDMLLLGRKVTGAEAAAWGMIHRAVPAADVESAAADVVERLAVGPTVAVGLTKRAIHRGLSLGLGDAMEYEATALELSSRTTDFKEGLAAFTQRRPPRFTGR, from the coding sequence ATGGAGAACACTTCGACCGGCTTCGCCGTGAGCCGGGACGGTGGCGTGCTCCGCATCGACCTCGATCGGTCGGCGCGCAAGAACGCTCTCGACGCGGCGACGGTGTGCCGGCTGATCGAGGTGTTCACCGCTGCCGCGACCGATGACGATCTGCGTGTCGTCGTGCTCGGGAGCCGCGGCCCGGACTTCTGTTCCGGCGCCGACTGGGTGAGGACCAATCGCGGGGATCAGCCGCGACCTCGTACCGGCGCCGTGCAGCGGCGTACCGCGGTCGAGGCGCACCGGCTGGTCCAGCTGATCACCGAGGTCCAACTACCGGTCGTGTGCGCGGTCCGCGGGTACGCGGCCGGGCTGGGGTGCCAGCTAGCGCTGGCCGCTGACTTCACGGTCGCCGCCGAGGACAGTTGCTTCTGGGAGCCGTTCGTCCAGCGCGGGTTCAGCGCCGACGGCGGCGCGACCTGGCTACTGCCGCGCCTGGCCGGGGTCGCGCGGGCCAAGGACATGTTGCTGCTCGGGAGGAAGGTCACGGGCGCCGAGGCCGCCGCTTGGGGCATGATCCACCGGGCCGTGCCGGCTGCTGACGTCGAATCGGCCGCTGCGGACGTCGTCGAACGGCTCGCCGTGGGCCCCACGGTCGCGGTCGGCCTCACCAAACGCGCGATCCACCGTGGCCTCTCGCTCGGCCTGGGCGACGCGATGGAGTACGAGGCGACGGCGCTCGAACTGTCGTCCCGGACGACCGACTTCAAAGAAGGACTCGCGGCGTTCACCCAGCGCCGCCCGCCCCGCTTCACCGGACGGTAG
- a CDS encoding enoyl-CoA hydratase/isomerase family protein: MDAGRIELDRDTEAGIACLTIDNPERRNAYDPGMREQLGGHLDDLAADDAIKVVVLRGSGDTFSTGADMNNAYGWYGEGGPERRRRPSQRRRLTVDRKSFSFYHDFMGYPKVTIAEVRGFALGGGFELALMADISVIAEDTKIGMPATRFLGPALGSLHMFFYRLGPTLARRLLLTGDVIPAGELAHLSIFTEVVNAADVAPRADWWARKIARMPADGLVIAKEAFRLVEQLQGYQGEEVASYLFHAFGTNLQFEEDEFNFVKTRAEHGTRRAFELRDAHFDVPAPQPSSPHGGPQ; the protein is encoded by the coding sequence ATGGACGCAGGCCGGATAGAGCTCGACCGCGACACCGAGGCGGGCATCGCTTGCCTCACCATCGACAACCCCGAACGGCGGAACGCCTACGACCCCGGCATGCGCGAGCAGCTCGGCGGCCATCTCGACGATCTCGCCGCCGACGACGCGATCAAGGTCGTCGTTCTGCGCGGAAGCGGCGACACGTTCAGTACCGGCGCGGACATGAACAATGCCTACGGCTGGTACGGCGAGGGCGGGCCCGAGCGCCGGCGTCGCCCGAGTCAGCGGCGGCGGTTGACCGTCGATCGGAAGTCGTTCAGCTTCTACCACGACTTCATGGGCTACCCGAAGGTGACGATCGCCGAGGTCCGGGGGTTCGCCCTCGGCGGCGGATTCGAACTGGCACTGATGGCCGACATCTCGGTGATCGCCGAAGACACCAAGATCGGCATGCCCGCGACGCGTTTCCTGGGCCCCGCACTGGGATCGCTGCACATGTTCTTCTACCGACTCGGACCGACGCTGGCCCGACGCCTGCTGCTGACCGGCGACGTCATCCCGGCCGGCGAGTTGGCTCACTTGTCGATCTTCACCGAGGTCGTGAACGCGGCCGACGTCGCGCCCCGGGCCGACTGGTGGGCCCGGAAGATCGCGCGGATGCCCGCCGACGGCTTGGTGATCGCGAAAGAGGCGTTCCGGCTCGTCGAACAGTTGCAGGGCTACCAGGGCGAAGAGGTGGCCAGCTATCTGTTCCATGCATTCGGCACCAACCTGCAGTTCGAAGAGGACGAGTTCAACTTCGTGAAGACCCGCGCCGAGCACGGCACCCGCCGCGCGTTCGAACTGCGGGACGCCCACTTCGACGTGCCCGCCCCGCAGCCGTCGAGCCCGCACGGCGGACCCCAATGA
- a CDS encoding FadR/GntR family transcriptional regulator: MAAAARRSENGRSAPAREKPLQIADEIRALILRGELAEGESLGREPDLVERFGVSRPSLREALRTLEAEGLISVKRGATGGVVAHRPDHRMTARTAALVLQARNVPLSDVWEARRLLEPIAARTVAASPSHREAAAELRRLISEQLEAVSDPAAFGLANSQFHARLVEMAGNQTLGIVAEMLNEIVARAVATVSQPSPDSGTGEEGIDRSVVRLKGLRAQARLAALIEDGDATAAESHWAEHMKVVGRVMLAQRAKTVIDLMQHET, encoded by the coding sequence ATGGCTGCCGCGGCACGGCGGAGCGAGAACGGGCGCAGCGCCCCGGCACGGGAGAAGCCGCTGCAGATCGCGGACGAGATCCGCGCGCTCATCCTGCGGGGCGAGCTGGCGGAAGGCGAGTCGCTCGGACGCGAGCCCGACCTCGTCGAGCGGTTCGGCGTTTCCCGGCCCTCGCTGCGTGAAGCCCTGCGCACCCTCGAGGCCGAAGGTCTGATCTCGGTCAAACGGGGTGCCACCGGCGGGGTCGTCGCCCATCGCCCCGACCACCGGATGACCGCGCGCACCGCAGCCCTGGTTCTCCAGGCGCGGAACGTGCCCCTCTCCGACGTCTGGGAGGCCCGGAGGCTGCTCGAGCCGATCGCTGCGCGGACGGTGGCAGCGTCGCCTTCTCACCGTGAGGCCGCCGCGGAGCTGCGGCGGCTGATCTCCGAGCAACTCGAGGCCGTGAGCGACCCGGCAGCGTTCGGGCTCGCCAACTCGCAGTTCCACGCCCGCCTCGTCGAGATGGCCGGTAATCAGACGCTCGGCATCGTCGCCGAAATGCTCAACGAGATCGTCGCCAGAGCCGTAGCGACGGTCAGCCAACCCAGCCCCGATTCCGGCACCGGCGAAGAAGGCATCGATCGGAGCGTCGTCCGGCTGAAAGGCCTCCGCGCCCAGGCACGACTCGCCGCGCTGATCGAGGACGGCGACGCGACCGCCGCCGAATCCCACTGGGCCGAGCACATGAAGGTGGTCGGCCGCGTGATGCTGGCCCAGCGAGCGAAGACCGTGATCGACCTGATGCAGCACGAGACCTGA